One window from the genome of Campylobacter concisus encodes:
- the rpsR gene encoding 30S ribosomal protein S18, which produces MAEKRKYSRKYCKFTEAKIDFIDYKDTSLLKYCLSERFKIMPRRLTGTSKRHQEMVEKAIKRARHAAIIPYIVDRKDVVSNPFDGL; this is translated from the coding sequence ATGGCAGAAAAAAGAAAATATTCACGTAAATATTGCAAATTTACAGAAGCAAAAATTGATTTTATAGATTATAAAGATACTTCCCTTTTAAAGTATTGTTTATCAGAGAGATTTAAAATCATGCCAAGACGTTTAACTGGCACATCAAAAAGACATCAAGAGATGGTAGAAAAAGCGATCAAAAGAGCTCGTCATGCAGCTATTATACCTTACATAGTAGATCGCAAAGATGTAGTTTCAAATCCTTTTGATGGACTATAA